One segment of Macrotis lagotis isolate mMagLag1 chromosome 1, bilby.v1.9.chrom.fasta, whole genome shotgun sequence DNA contains the following:
- the RAD51AP2 gene encoding RAD51-associated protein 2, with protein sequence MEGAAGGPSGPPRAKRPRLGGDTPCGPGAGAPERGPKRRRPRRRAPPPVLGPPLSGLPAPRQVSGCGAGRGARGPAPKAPRGAPAGGPEALPGPRPPGRRVGAAGALHPGPSGRRLPRGPQPGVCAPALAGEGARPAGPRAPPGLRGAGRALALPPARPGQRALGAAPAWARGAGPRLPPGPAARGGAAPGPGHLAFFCYAGETPPWDLGNPRVAGSEFRKDGRGRLAVVPTEAGRDAARERNFLLLTVQASSSDERREVQACGRYKGSLYVSAVPGACHLITAQDRPAAFKEYHSSSRDIPKDTLFCVFDGYAKVLLLSNFGDVGRISLFERDCKSDGKTIRYVPQLTQGHQNNTTEHLHRTNTDSQDTLLEKKQRFHSRSFDSKLNCFLDMEQQVKLGNHDAIDIRSNTINKTQQECVGNFLSGGEEKIQDLIWNEEKCPIENLTGIHSYQSSNERQTEKEMECSPMTTNTMVCILTSTLLMKGKPNFKNASEINQIHGNQNGTTDRNEHQPFFQENALANSKLFHSNNESTEFVNQKFKTDLATRDIECSPDLSTECLLTETKKTSDFEMKDKFDIVLKELCMFHEIEKEEDTLANSRLFHSKNEFTELDHNLKTDLSARNKYSPDITAECLSTETKTVSDFEMKSEFDIVLRELCLFHEIGKEEEMSYIGETRNNKEKSDFGKDNSVKELHQKIKEDLTVDSEKISAPSLPCDIITRVTIPKRDQSSFKWKKIHTDQEKEVPRGYCSSTSFDDELLHSPSGKDFEKALSQNPALFSDALMEGRIPSLLKAGNCLSHGIVRVYPLKTCCGPIRIGLSRKAKPKQLHPYLK encoded by the coding sequence ATGGAGGGCGCGGCCGGGGGCCCCTCCGGGCCGCCGCGGGCCAAGCGCCCCCGGCTCGGGGGGGACACCCCCTgcgggcccggggccggggctcCTGAGCGGGGGCCCAAGCGTCGGCGCCCCCGCCGCCGGGCCCCGCCGCCCGTGCTCGGCCCCCCGCTGTCCGGGCTGCCGGCCCCGAGGCAGGTGTCGGGgtgcggggcggggcggggcgcccGGGGCCCCGCCCCCAAGGCGCCCCGCGGGGCTCCGGCCGGGGGCCCCGAGGCCTTGCCGGGGCCGCGCCCCCCGGGCCGCCGCGTCGGAGCGGCCGGCGCCCTGCACCCGGGGCCTTCGGGGCGGCGCCTCCCCCGGGGCCCGCAGCCGGGCGTCTGCGCCCCGGCCCTGGCCGGGGAGGGGGCGAGGCCGGCGGGGCCCCGCGCGCCCCCGGGGCTCCGGGGAGCCGGGCGGGCCTTGGCActgcccccggcccggcccgggcagCGCGCTCTGGGGGCAGCCCCGGCCTGGGCGCGCGGCGCCGGCCCCCGCCTCCCCCCCGGCCCGGCGGCGCGGGGAGGGGCAGCACCGGGCCCCGGGCACCTTGCCTTTTTCTGCTATGCGGGTGAAACCCCACCGTGGGACTTGGGAAACCCAAGAGTGGCCGGCTCCGAGTTTCGGAAGGACGGGCGTGGACGCCTGGCCGTGGTCCCCACGGAAGCAGGCCGGGACGCGGCCCGGGAAAGGAACTTTCTGCTCCTAACAGTGCAAGCTTCCAGTTCTGATGAACGCCGCGAAGTCCAGGCCTGCGGGCGTTACAAAGGAAGTCTCTATGTGTCTGCAGTCCCAGGCGCTTGTCACCTCATCACCGCCCAGGACAGACCGGCGGCCTTCAAAGAATACCACAGTTCCTCCCGTGACATCCCTAAAGACacacttttttgtgtttttgatgGATATGCAAAAGTTCTTCTCCTGAGTAATTTCGGTGATGTGGGCAGAATCTCTTTATTCGAAAGAGATTGCAAAAGTGATGGAAAAACCATCAGGTATGTTCCTCAGCTTACACAAGGTCACCAAAACAATACAACGGAACATCTCCACCGAACAAATACTGATTCACAAGACACATTACTTGAAAAGAAACAAAGGTTTCATAGCAGGAGCTTTGATTccaaattgaattgtttcttggATATGGAGCAGCAGGTGAAATTGGGAAACCACGATGCTATTGACATTCGGTCAAATACCATTAATAAAACTCAGCAAGAATGTGTTGGGAATTTCCTAAGCggaggggaagaaaaaatccAAGACTTGATTTGGAATGAGGAAAAATGTCCAATAGAAAATTTAACTGGAATACATAGTTATCAAAGTTCtaatgagagacagacagagaaagaaatggaatgtaGCCCCATGACCACAAATACCATGGTTTGCATTTTAACATCAACCCTATTAATGAAAgggaaaccaaattttaaaaatgctagcGAGATCAATCAAATCCATGGTAATCAAAACGGCACGACTGATAGAAATGAGCACCAgcctttttttcaagaaaatgctTTAGcaaattcaaaactttttcatTCAAACAATGAATCCACAGAATTTGTTAACCaaaaatttaaaactgatttGGCCACAAGAGATATTGAGTGTTCTCCAGATTTATCAACCGAGTGTTTATTGACAGAAACTAAGAAAACAAGTGATTTTGAAATGAAGGATAAATTTGATATTGTGCTAAAAGAACTTTGCATGTTTCAcgaaattgagaaggaagaagacaCTCTAGCAAATTCAAGACTTTTTCATTCAAAGAATGAATTCACAGAACTTGACCataatttaaaaactgatttGTCTGCAAGAAATAAGTATTCTCCAGACATAACAGCTGAGTGTTTATCAACAGAAACTAAGACAGTGAGTGATTTTGAAATGAAAAGTGAATTTGATATTGTCCTGAGAGAACTTTGCCTGTTTCATGAAATTggtaaagaagaagaaatgtcATACATTGGggaaacaagaaataataaagagaaaagtgACTTTGGCAAAGATAATTCTGTGAAGGAGCTACACCAGAAGATAAAAGAAGACTTGACAGTTGACTCGGAAAAAATAAGTGCACCTTCCTTACCCTGTGACATAATCACACGTGTGACTATACCAAAGAGAGACCAGAGTTCatttaagtggaaaaaaatacatacagaCCAAGAAAAGGAAGTACCTCGTGGATATTGTTCTTCAACCTCATTCGATGATGAATTACTCCATTCACCTTCTGGAAAAG